The genomic DNA CTCTCGATCGCGCCAGAGATGCTGTTTATTTTCTCGATTCTAACGCCAACTTTTTTTACGTTAATGAAGCCGCTACTAAATTTCTTGGCTATAGCAAAGAAGAACTTTTACAAATGAGTCTTTATGATGTCGATCCTCAATTAAGTCCGTCTCATTGGGGCGATCATTGGAAAAAATTAAAAGAACTAGAAGCTTTTATCTTTGAAACAATTCATTTTACTAAAGAAGGCGATTATTTACCTGTAGAAGTAACTGCTAATTATCTTAATTTTGAAGATCGAGAATATAATTGCGCTATCGTTCGTGATATTAGAGAGCGTAAACTAGCAGAAGCACAGCTAAAAGAAGCCAATCAAAAATTACAATATCTCGCTCATATAGATGAACTAACTCAAATATCAAATCGCCGCAGCTTTGATGATTATTTTTATCGAGAATGGCTGAGAATGTTTGAAGCTCGACAACCTCTATCTTTAATTTTTTGCGATGTAGATTATTTTAAAAAATTTAACGATTGTTATGGTCATCCAGCAGGAGATGATTGTTTGAGACAAGTAGCCAAGACAATAAGTAATGCTGTTAGAAGACCTGGAGATCTAGCAGCGCGTTATGGCGGTGAAGAATTTGCAGTCATTTTACCCAATACCGATATAAATGGTGCAATACAGGTTGCCACAAATATTCAACGGGAAATTAGAAATTTAGAATTAGTACATAAAGCTTCAGAAGTATCTGAATATGTTACTTTAAGCATGGGAATTTGTAGCGAGATTCCGAATATAGAATTACCACCAAGCACTTTAATTACTAAAGCCGATCGCGCACTCTATCGGGCAAAAAAATTAGGACGCGATCGCTACTGTATTTGTGAAGAAAAACTTTAGCGTATAGATATACCAGAACTGATATTAGCTAATGACGATCGCCTGTAAAATTAACTTGTAGAACCAAACCATGCGATCGCCTGTTTTCCACTGTGGCTCAATTTACTTCTTTAGAAGCAGCATTAAAACATTTTTTTGGTTATGACTCTTTTCGATCGGGACAAAAGCAAATTATCGAACATGCCTTAAATAAAAGAGATTCCTTGACGATTATGCCCACAGGCGGGGGKAAATCTCTTTGTTTTCAGTTACCTGCTTTGTTGCGTTCGGGTTTGACGATTGTAGTTTCGCCGCTAATTGCTTTAATGCAGGATCAGGTAGATGCTTTAAAAGATAACGGTATTGGTGCGACTTTTCTTAACAGTACTTTAAATATCGAAGAAGCGCGATCGCGTCAGATAGCAATTTTACAAGGCAAGATTAAATTACTCTATGTCGCTCCCGAACGACTTCTCAATCCTGGTTTTGGCGAATTTTTAGAGCGAATTGCGGGCAAAGTAGGCATTAGCGCAATCGCTATAGATGAAGCTCACTGCGTCTCGGAGTGGGGTCACGATTTTCGCCCCGAATATCGCCGTCTTCAAACTCTACGCCAACGATTTCCCCAAACTCCCATTCAGGCATTAACGGCTACTGCTACTAAAAGAGTGCAGCAGGATATAATTCAGCAGCTAAACCTACACCAGCCACAGATACATATTGCCAGCTTTAACCGTACTAATATCCACTACGAAGTAAAAACCAAAGACCGCACCATCTATCGCCAACTGCTACAAAATATTCGTACCGAGTCTGGTTCGGGAATTGTTTACTGCTTGAGTAGGCGTAGCGTAGAAGAAGTAGCTTTAAAGCTACAGCACGACGGTATTGAGGCTTTACCCTACCATGCAGGACTGAGCGACAAACAAAGAAGCATCAATCAAACTCGTTTTTTACGGGATGATATACGAGTTATCGTGGCAACGATTGCCTTTGGCATGGGAATTAACAAACCAGACGTGCGCTTTGTCTATCATTACGATCTGCCCCGCAGCTTGGAAAACTTTTATCAAGAGTCGGGACGGGCTGGTAGAGATGGCGAACCTGCCAAATCGATTCTCTTTTTTAGTTTGGGAGATCTTAAAAAAATAGATTTTTTGATCGAACAAAAATCTAACGAAGCCGAACAGCGCATTTCTCGGCAGCAACTGCGTCAGGTAGTCGATTATGCCGAGGGAACTGATTGTCGGCGCACGATAATTTTGCGGTATTTTGGCGAACGGTATCGCGGCAACTGTGGTAAGTGCGATAACTGCCTAAATCCCAAACCAATTGAAGACTGGACGATTGAAGCGCAAAAATTTCTTTCCTGTGTGGCACGCTGTCGCGAAAAGTTTGGGGCAATGCACGTTATCGACGTGTTACGGGGTTCGCGCAAACAAAAAATTCAACAGTACGGACATCATTTACTATCTACCTACGGCATCGGTAAAGACAAAACCGCAGACCAGTGGAAGATGCTGGCGCGATCGCTTCTGCATCAAGGTTTGGTAGCAGAAAGCAATGACGGCTATCGCATTCTCAAACTAAATAAAGCCAGTTGGGAAATTCTCCGCAAACAGCGATCGGTAGAAATAGCGGTAAGCAAACCAGATAAACAAAGAGCCGTAGCTAGTAACTCTCGCAAAGCCGAAGCCGAAATTTTGTTTGACAGATTGAGAATGTTACGCAAGCAAATTGCCGATCGCCAGTCCGTCCCTCCCTACGTGATTTTTGCCGATTCGAGCCTCAAATTAATGGCGCAAGTTCGACCGACGACTTTAGACAGCTTTGCCAATTTATCGGGTATAAATCAGTATAAAACCCAGCAATATGGCGAAAGCTTTATTTCTACAATTCGCGAATTTACCGCACAGCAAAAGTTGCCTACGCCTCTACCTTCTGGCAGTCAAATGACAACTCTGCAACTGCACCAGCAGGGTTTGAGCGCGGCGGAAATAGCTAAGGAAAGAGGTATGGCTGTCGGTACGATTAACACTCATCTCTGCGAACTAATTGAAATGAATCAGCCAGTCGCGCTGAATAAGTTAGTCACTGCCAACAAGCAACAGGCAATAATTCAGACTATAGAGAAGCTAGGGGATAATTTACTAAAACCGTTGAAAGAACATTTAGGAGAAGAATATAGCTACGAAGAAATTAGACTAGTAAGAGGTTGGTGGCGCAGCCAACAGAAATAAGTAGGTTGTCTCTAGCGATCGCTAAACAACATTCGCCGATATATAATCAATAATCTCCTATCTTGGCATCAAGACCAATTGCATCACACTCTGTAAGGGCGGTTCGCGAACCGCCCCTACGAATAATGTTGTTTTTTTGTACGATAATCAAAATTATGGATAATGGCGCGATCGCACTTTATGATATTATCTTAAACTGTTATTAATTTTTCTTCTAAATTACCAGTCACAACATCATACAAATCTTTAACCGTTACTATTTCATCTGCTTGTTGGTCGCATATCTCTACATCAAATCCTTCTTCTATAGCCATTATTAATTCTATACGACATAATTCACTATGTTCTAAATCTCTAAGGTTTAATTCTGAAGTTATTTTTTCTCTCTCTATTTCAAACTGTTCTACGATAATTTCATTTATTCCTCTTCTAATCGGATCTGTTTCAAAAAAATATTTTTCTATTAATTGAGTAGTTTTA from Myxosarcina sp. GI1 includes the following:
- the recQ gene encoding DNA helicase RecQ, yielding MAQFTSLEAALKHFFGYDSFRSGQKQIIEHALNKRDSLTIMPTGGGKSLCFQLPALLRSGLTIVVSPLIALMQDQVDALKDNGIGATFLNSTLNIEEARSRQIAILQGKIKLLYVAPERLLNPGFGEFLERIAGKVGISAIAIDEAHCVSEWGHDFRPEYRRLQTLRQRFPQTPIQALTATATKRVQQDIIQQLNLHQPQIHIASFNRTNIHYEVKTKDRTIYRQLLQNIRTESGSGIVYCLSRRSVEEVALKLQHDGIEALPYHAGLSDKQRSINQTRFLRDDIRVIVATIAFGMGINKPDVRFVYHYDLPRSLENFYQESGRAGRDGEPAKSILFFSLGDLKKIDFLIEQKSNEAEQRISRQQLRQVVDYAEGTDCRRTIILRYFGERYRGNCGKCDNCLNPKPIEDWTIEAQKFLSCVARCREKFGAMHVIDVLRGSRKQKIQQYGHHLLSTYGIGKDKTADQWKMLARSLLHQGLVAESNDGYRILKLNKASWEILRKQRSVEIAVSKPDKQRAVASNSRKAEAEILFDRLRMLRKQIADRQSVPPYVIFADSSLKLMAQVRPTTLDSFANLSGINQYKTQQYGESFISTIREFTAQQKLPTPLPSGSQMTTLQLHQQGLSAAEIAKERGMAVGTINTHLCELIEMNQPVALNKLVTANKQQAIIQTIEKLGDNLLKPLKEHLGEEYSYEEIRLVRGWWRSQQK
- a CDS encoding response regulator, producing the protein MNDTNLSLESVDNSEELLFDEEELIIEEDLEEELEKSEIDSWKVLIVDDDLSVHQATRLALRNLQFENKNLTFLSAYTAEAAKIIIANNSDIAFILLDVVMEANNSGLELVKYIRTELNNKLVRIILRTGQPGEAPEESIITDYDINDYKLKVELTRNKLMVTAVASLRAYRDLVVIEQSNREIMVLYAALETVKSNLENLVDIRTQELQQEIEERKQVQKTLNLTQFSLDRARDAVYFLDSNANFFYVNEAATKFLGYSKEELLQMSLYDVDPQLSPSHWGDHWKKLKELEAFIFETIHFTKEGDYLPVEVTANYLNFEDREYNCAIVRDIRERKLAEAQLKEANQKLQYLAHIDELTQISNRRSFDDYFYREWLRMFEARQPLSLIFCDVDYFKKFNDCYGHPAGDDCLRQVAKTISNAVRRPGDLAARYGGEEFAVILPNTDINGAIQVATNIQREIRNLELVHKASEVSEYVTLSMGICSEIPNIELPPSTLITKADRALYRAKKLGRDRYCICEEKL